A single window of Theropithecus gelada isolate Dixy chromosome 9, Tgel_1.0, whole genome shotgun sequence DNA harbors:
- the LOC112631013 gene encoding LOW QUALITY PROTEIN: uncharacterized protein LOC112631013 (The sequence of the model RefSeq protein was modified relative to this genomic sequence to represent the inferred CDS: inserted 4 bases in 3 codons; deleted 1 base in 1 codon), translating to MYLSMVGMGQEAAGHCTFLRPLRKRPVPNLFHCEAVARLEPRHHHQTPRLGFSSTSCHPGSELAGAGRSCGAEGPHQGCPEPGSVRRGLDPGHRCWVNRMRRRSEDVLVRCSRKAFFPLVGNDPPETSPRPHLDSAAGNSEEHEPRGLGRASVVRRGVKGDSGGPRVGAALRALQLAWKRNXDFPFALSAGTTVPALRGRGDAVLWGKPGWQEVAGLLEEVLGCAAVAAEKGPEDAARPFPRPSASREPRGEDRQGLREGGTGEPGVSGLRGAESFWEVSVPSLPSLLTAGXRTCSALGLPSALASRQFPFCXGRFCATSFIQNLDQQMNTQGGKGCLEGWRGFQAGAHLRDS from the exons ATGTACTTGTCAATGGTGGGGATGGGACAGGAGGCTGCAGGCCACTGCACCTTCCTAAGGCCACTCAGGAAAAGGCCAGTCCCCAATTTGTTTCACTGTGAGGCGGTTGCACGGTTAGAGCCCAGACACCATCACCAGACTCCCAGACTTGGATTCAGCTCCACATCGTGTCACCCTGG GAGCGAGCTGGCTGGTGCTGGGCGGAGCTGTGGTGCAGAAGGCCCTCACCAGGGGTGCCCAGAGCCAGGGTCTGTGCGCCGCGGACTGGATCCAGGTCACAGGTGCTGGGTGAACAGAATGAGAAGACGAAGTGAGGATGTACTCGTTAGATGCTCACGAAAGGCCTTCTTCCCCTTGGTTGGGAACGACCCCCCGGAAACTAGCCCCAGGCCGCACCTGGATTCAGCTGCAGGCAACTCAGAGGAGCACGAGCCCAGGGGCCTCGGGAGGGCTTCGGTGGTTAGGAGGGGGGTGAAGGGAGACTCAGGAGGGCCGcgggtgggag CAGCTCTAAGAGCCCTACAGCTTGCATGGAAACGCAA AGACTTCCCTTTTGCACTGTCTGCGGGGACAACTGTTCCAGCCCTGAGGGGACGAGGGGACGCTGTGCTGTGGGGAAAGCCCGGGTGGCAGGAGGTGGCGGGGCTCCTGGAGGAGGTGCTGGGATGTGCTGCTGTGGCTGCTGAGAAAGGTCCTGAGGACGCAGCCCGCCCCTTCCCCCGACCTTCC GCTTCGAGGGAGCCCCGCGGGGAAGACCGGCAGGGTCTCCGGGAGGGCGGAACAGGGGAGCCTGGAGTCTCAGGGCTGAGGGGAGCAGAGTCTTTCTGGGAGGTGAGCGTCCCCAGCCTGCCCTCCCTGCTCACTGCAG CGCGCACCTGCTCTGCTCTGGGCCTCCCCTCAGCCCTGGCCTCGAGGCAGTTTCCTTTCT CGGGTAGATTCTGTGCAACTTCATTTATTCAGAATCTGGATCAACAAATGAACACTCAGGGAGGAAAGGGGTGTTTGGAGGGGTGGAGAGGTTTCCAAGCAGGCGCCCACCTGAGGGACTCCTGA